The following are encoded together in the Anaerolineales bacterium genome:
- the msrP gene encoding protein-methionine-sulfoxide reductase catalytic subunit MsrP, which yields EQMPGQKSRWYEWPYVEGLRLDEAMNDLAILATGLYGKSLPSQNGAPLRLVVPWKYGFKSIKGVVKIDLVAEPPTSLWMAAAPSEYGFYANVNPDVDHPRWSQASERRIGEISRRDTLMFNGYEEEVSGMYSGMDLSANY from the coding sequence GAGCAGATGCCCGGCCAGAAGAGCCGCTGGTACGAGTGGCCGTATGTCGAAGGACTGCGCCTCGACGAAGCCATGAACGATTTGGCGATCCTGGCGACGGGCCTGTATGGAAAATCCCTGCCCTCCCAGAATGGCGCCCCCCTGCGGCTGGTCGTCCCGTGGAAGTATGGCTTCAAGAGCATCAAAGGCGTCGTCAAGATCGATTTGGTGGCTGAGCCACCGACGTCGCTGTGGATGGCTGCCGCGCCGAGCGAGTACGGTTTCTATGCCAATGTCAATCCCGATGTCGATCACCCCCGCTGGTCGCAGGCCTCCGAGCGGCGCATCGGCGAAATCAGCCGGCGCGACACGCTGATGTTCAATGGCTACGAGGAGGAAGTTAGCGGCATGTACTCGGGGATGGATCT